Proteins encoded in a region of the Wenzhouxiangella sp. XN201 genome:
- a CDS encoding DUF692 domain-containing protein, whose translation MRTASTFDLCGAGLGLRRGLLEKLREADLSEVGFMEVAPENWIGVGGRLGRRFAEFTERFPFVCHGLSLSLGAPEPLDRGFLERVRRFLDTHRIRGYSEHLSYCSEHGHLYDLMPLPFTEEAVDWVAGRIGQAQDILDRRIAVENISYYAAPGAEMSELDFITAVLEKADCQLLLDVNNIYVNSVNHRYDAHEFLAGLPAERVAYIHVAGHYNEAEDLIIDTHAAPVIEPVWHLLEAAYERLGPVPTLLERDFNFPPVEELLTEIGQIRRLQAPFLSHVPRDRQQAS comes from the coding sequence ATGCGTACCGCATCCACCTTTGATCTTTGTGGTGCCGGACTGGGCCTTCGCCGAGGCCTGCTCGAGAAACTCCGTGAAGCCGATCTCTCCGAGGTCGGCTTCATGGAAGTGGCACCCGAAAACTGGATTGGCGTCGGCGGCCGACTCGGTCGCCGCTTCGCCGAGTTCACCGAGCGCTTTCCATTCGTCTGCCACGGCCTGTCTCTGTCGCTGGGCGCGCCCGAACCGCTCGATCGCGGCTTTCTCGAGCGCGTGCGCCGTTTTCTCGACACACACCGAATCCGCGGTTATTCCGAACATCTCAGCTACTGCTCCGAGCACGGCCACCTCTACGACCTGATGCCCCTGCCCTTCACCGAGGAGGCCGTCGACTGGGTGGCCGGTCGTATCGGCCAGGCACAGGACATCCTCGATCGGCGAATCGCGGTCGAGAACATTTCCTACTACGCCGCACCCGGGGCGGAAATGTCCGAACTGGATTTCATCACGGCCGTGCTGGAAAAGGCCGATTGTCAGCTGCTGCTCGACGTCAACAATATCTACGTCAACAGCGTCAATCACCGCTACGACGCGCACGAATTCCTGGCCGGCCTGCCGGCCGAGCGGGTCGCCTACATTCACGTGGCCGGCCATTACAATGAAGCCGAAGACCTGATCATCGACACCCACGCTGCCCCGGTCATCGAGCCGGTCTGGCACCTGCTCGAAGCTGCCTACGAGCGCCTGGGGCCGGTACCCACCCTGCTCGAGCGGGACTTCAATTTTCCGCCAGTCGAGGAACTCCTGACCGAAATCGGCCAGATCCGCCGGTTGCAAGCACCCTTTTTGAGCCATGTCCCGCGCGACCGACAGCAAGCCTCCTGA